Proteins encoded in a region of the Elizabethkingia bruuniana genome:
- a CDS encoding DUF2752 domain-containing protein — protein sequence MLYIKIPKLQCVIKENTGVDCPGCGLQRSVEYLLNGEVMKSLQIYPGLIPLVCVFLFLGLHLWIDKTWTLRLMSFTFWLTLIVILGNYILKFI from the coding sequence ATGCTGTACATTAAAATTCCTAAATTACAGTGTGTTATAAAAGAAAATACCGGAGTAGACTGTCCGGGGTGTGGTCTCCAAAGGAGTGTAGAGTATCTTTTGAATGGTGAAGTGATGAAGTCTTTACAAATATACCCTGGCCTTATCCCGCTTGTCTGTGTATTTCTGTTTTTAGGTCTTCACTTATGGATAGATAAGACTTGGACATTGAGACTAATGAGTTTTACTTTCTGGTTGACCTTAATTGTGATTCTTGGGAATTATATTTTAAAATTTATTTAA
- a CDS encoding DUF4271 domain-containing protein, with translation MIRIVENNDWVIYSILGIAIIYIISSRVLNKDISFVEHLRLSIEDSSNIFINWFISGFIYVFILSVFLSQYIPVVPRFINDHINLGGYTLNKFGFIFITYLLLYGIKCVLSYLFFASSGNADRWKSYTFNINKFFRIIILLFCALTLVHYFYPIDHFRVFNYYIGMLVFIFAGKIAFLLFNRNPTLPKEWYYKFLYICTLQILPHLVVWKFLFF, from the coding sequence TTGATTAGAATTGTAGAAAACAATGACTGGGTAATCTACAGTATCTTAGGTATTGCTATAATATATATTATATCGTCCAGGGTGCTGAATAAAGATATTTCTTTTGTAGAGCATCTGCGGCTTTCTATAGAAGATAGCAGCAATATCTTTATCAACTGGTTTATTTCCGGTTTTATTTATGTTTTCATCTTATCTGTTTTTTTATCACAGTATATTCCTGTTGTACCAAGATTTATTAATGATCATATAAACCTTGGCGGCTATACTCTCAATAAGTTTGGTTTTATCTTTATTACCTACCTATTATTATACGGAATAAAATGTGTCTTATCTTATCTGTTTTTTGCCAGCTCCGGCAATGCAGATCGCTGGAAGTCATATACTTTCAACATTAACAAGTTCTTCCGGATTATTATTTTGCTATTTTGTGCACTTACACTAGTTCACTATTTCTATCCTATAGATCACTTCCGGGTGTTCAATTATTACATAGGAATGCTGGTTTTTATCTTTGCCGGCAAAATAGCATTTCTACTTTTTAACAGGAATCCTACTCTTCCTAAAGAATGGTATTATAAATTTTTGTATATTTGCACACTCCAAATTTTACCTCATTTGGTAGTATGGAAATTTTTATTTTTTTAG
- a CDS encoding S9 family peptidase, whose protein sequence is MKAPKAKKIDKILSKHGDQRIDPYYWLNERENPEVIAYLNEENKYTSEIMRDTEDFQNFLYEEMKSRYKKDDSSLPYFFNEYWYIVRYEEGREYPIFCRKHLTLEANEEILLDSNILAEGLDFFEIGSLSVSEDNNMVAYSYDNLSRRIYTIYFKNIETGEILEDKIENTTGKAVWSADGQYVFYIRKDKSLRAYQIHRHKIGTDSKEDVLVYHEKDDTFDVNVFKTKSSEYIIISSSSTISDEMRFVPANDIFAEWKIIQPREADLEYSVEHFENDFYIITNVDGATNFKLVKTPVDKTTKENWTDIVPHREGILLEGFEIFNNYLVIEEREKGLLKINIRNWKTGETEYLPFHDPTYTAYISINLEFNSEVLRYGYTSMTRPSTTFEYNMKTKTNKILKEQEVLGGTFKAENYISERIWATARDGQKVPISLVYHKDTSKSGNTPLLLYGYGSYGYTVDAAFSNVRLSLLDRGFIYAIAHIRGGEYLGREWYEDGKMLHKKNTFYDFIDAGKFLIKENYTSAEHLYAMGGSAGGLLMGAIINMEPKLFNGIVAQVPFVDVVTTMLDEDIPLTTGEYDEWGNPNEKEYYDYMKSYSPYDNIEEKEYPNILITTGFHDSQVQYWEPAKWTARLRELKTDDKLLLFKTDMSSGHGGASGRFESLKDDAFEYAFLLKLENKTEVELQKN, encoded by the coding sequence ATGAAAGCGCCAAAGGCAAAAAAGATAGATAAAATCCTTAGTAAACACGGCGATCAGCGAATCGACCCATACTATTGGCTAAACGAAAGGGAAAATCCTGAAGTTATTGCATACCTAAACGAAGAAAACAAGTACACCTCTGAAATAATGAGAGATACTGAAGATTTTCAAAATTTTCTTTACGAAGAAATGAAATCCCGTTACAAGAAAGACGATTCTTCACTCCCCTATTTCTTTAATGAATACTGGTACATTGTACGCTATGAAGAAGGTAGAGAATATCCTATTTTCTGCAGAAAGCATCTTACTCTGGAGGCTAATGAAGAAATCCTTTTGGATTCTAACATTCTCGCGGAGGGCCTGGACTTCTTTGAAATTGGAAGCCTTAGCGTAAGCGAAGACAACAATATGGTTGCCTATTCTTATGATAATCTGAGCAGAAGAATCTACACTATATACTTCAAGAATATTGAAACCGGAGAAATACTGGAGGACAAGATAGAAAACACGACCGGAAAAGCTGTATGGTCTGCAGACGGACAATATGTTTTCTATATCCGTAAAGATAAAAGCTTACGCGCTTACCAAATACACCGACACAAAATAGGAACAGATTCCAAAGAAGATGTTCTTGTTTATCATGAAAAGGATGACACATTTGATGTCAATGTATTCAAAACAAAATCGTCTGAATATATTATTATTTCCAGCTCCAGCACAATTTCCGACGAAATGCGTTTTGTACCAGCCAACGATATTTTTGCAGAATGGAAAATTATTCAGCCTCGTGAAGCAGATTTGGAATACTCTGTAGAGCATTTTGAAAATGATTTTTATATCATAACAAATGTTGATGGCGCCACCAATTTCAAGCTTGTAAAAACACCTGTTGATAAAACAACAAAAGAAAACTGGACAGATATCGTTCCACACAGAGAAGGAATTTTACTGGAAGGTTTCGAGATTTTTAACAATTATCTTGTAATTGAAGAAAGAGAAAAAGGCCTTCTGAAAATTAATATTCGCAACTGGAAAACCGGAGAAACAGAATATTTACCATTCCATGACCCTACTTATACGGCTTATATCAGTATAAATCTTGAATTCAATTCAGAGGTTCTGCGATACGGATACACTTCCATGACCCGTCCATCAACTACGTTTGAGTACAACATGAAAACTAAAACCAATAAAATCCTTAAGGAGCAGGAGGTTTTAGGCGGGACATTTAAGGCAGAAAACTATATCTCTGAAAGGATATGGGCAACAGCAAGAGACGGACAGAAAGTACCTATTTCTCTTGTTTACCATAAAGACACTTCGAAAAGCGGGAATACACCACTTTTGTTATACGGATATGGCAGTTATGGCTATACAGTAGATGCTGCATTTTCCAATGTACGTCTTTCGTTACTTGATCGTGGATTCATTTATGCAATTGCCCATATACGCGGTGGAGAATACCTGGGCAGAGAATGGTATGAAGACGGAAAAATGCTGCACAAGAAGAATACATTCTATGACTTTATAGATGCTGGTAAATTTCTGATTAAAGAAAACTATACCTCTGCGGAACATCTGTACGCAATGGGTGGAAGCGCAGGCGGATTACTAATGGGTGCCATAATCAATATGGAACCTAAACTATTTAACGGAATTGTAGCACAGGTACCTTTTGTAGATGTTGTAACTACAATGCTGGACGAGGATATTCCTTTAACTACAGGAGAATATGATGAATGGGGAAATCCTAATGAAAAGGAATATTACGATTACATGAAATCCTACTCTCCATATGACAATATTGAAGAGAAAGAATATCCAAATATTCTGATCACCACTGGTTTCCACGACTCCCAAGTACAATATTGGGAACCTGCAAAGTGGACTGCAAGACTGCGTGAACTGAAAACAGATGATAAGCTTCTGCTTTTCAAAACAGATATGTCTTCTGGTCATGGCGGCGCTTCAGGGCGCTTTGAATCCCTGAAAGATGATGCATTTGAATATGCGTTTCTTCTTAAACTGGAGAATAAAACCGAAGTTGAACTTCAAAAAAACTAA
- a CDS encoding CCC motif membrane protein has product MNENIEIYPMGGGKLPNDQTALILSISAAVLLLTGCCCGLFTTIPALICAIIGFVLANKATTLYKLNPSIYTQQSFSNVKTAKLIALVALILSAIWAIFSILAIVGAVTSPEFLKEYQSQIRNM; this is encoded by the coding sequence ATGAATGAAAACATCGAAATTTATCCTATGGGAGGCGGTAAATTGCCAAATGATCAGACAGCTCTGATATTGTCTATCTCTGCAGCTGTTTTATTGCTTACAGGTTGCTGCTGTGGACTTTTTACAACAATACCGGCTTTAATCTGTGCTATTATAGGTTTTGTTCTTGCTAATAAAGCAACAACATTATACAAGCTCAATCCAAGTATTTATACTCAACAGAGTTTTAGTAATGTAAAAACAGCTAAGCTTATAGCGCTTGTTGCTCTTATTTTATCAGCTATATGGGCTATTTTCAGCATATTGGCTATAGTTGGGGCTGTGACTTCACCGGAATTCCTGAAGGAATATCAAAGCCAGATCAGGAACATGTAA
- a CDS encoding response regulator transcription factor, producing the protein MNNRILLVEDDQSFGAVLKDYLTINNFDVTLAADGEQGLKEFTENEFDICITDVMMPKKDGFSLAEEIKKIDKNIPIIFLTAKNLREDILKGYQIGADDYITKPFDTELLLYKIKAILQRSSSIEDEEQEQFKISNIFFDSMLRQLRVNDQEYKLSPKENELLKLLCIHRNDFMPRDLALRKIWKKENYFTARSMDVYIAKLRKLLKEDEGLEIINVHGEGFRLLVKN; encoded by the coding sequence ATGAACAACAGAATCTTACTCGTAGAAGACGACCAAAGCTTCGGAGCTGTACTGAAGGATTATTTAACTATTAATAACTTCGATGTAACTCTGGCTGCCGATGGTGAACAAGGACTAAAAGAATTTACCGAAAATGAATTTGACATCTGCATTACCGATGTAATGATGCCAAAAAAGGATGGATTCTCTTTAGCAGAAGAAATTAAAAAAATTGATAAAAATATTCCGATCATCTTCCTTACAGCTAAAAACCTGCGTGAGGATATCCTTAAAGGGTACCAAATCGGAGCCGATGATTATATCACAAAGCCTTTCGATACTGAATTATTGCTTTACAAAATTAAAGCAATCCTTCAGAGAAGCTCTTCTATTGAAGATGAAGAACAGGAACAGTTTAAAATTAGTAACATATTCTTCGATTCCATGTTGCGCCAGCTACGTGTAAATGATCAGGAATACAAGCTTTCTCCAAAAGAAAACGAGTTATTAAAACTTCTTTGTATCCACAGAAATGATTTTATGCCTCGTGATCTGGCACTAAGAAAAATCTGGAAAAAAGAGAACTATTTTACAGCGAGAAGTATGGACGTTTACATTGCTAAACTTCGTAAACTCTTGAAAGAAGATGAAGGTTTAGAAATCATTAATGTACACGGTGAAGGATTCAGACTTTTAGTAAAAAACTAA
- a CDS encoding SPOR domain-containing protein → MKKIFQIGAVMMLFCFQNIYAQKIISKKDSVSGNVYTTQMDSRIDELLTRSEESCNRPAGPKIVNNTSGGSIISEDRTVTSTPRVINTKTLSTADICRNRPKLSGYKIQVAVTNNSNDANKIRYEVRQSFPDLRTELDSSLRPNYKILAGSFFSKQSGSEDLRRVKRVYSGAILIPYRIFCVEAK, encoded by the coding sequence ATGAAAAAGATATTTCAGATAGGAGCTGTTATGATGTTGTTTTGTTTTCAAAATATTTATGCTCAGAAGATTATCAGCAAGAAAGATAGTGTGAGCGGTAATGTTTATACTACGCAAATGGATAGCAGAATAGACGAATTGTTGACCAGATCTGAAGAGAGCTGCAATCGTCCTGCAGGTCCTAAAATTGTAAATAACACAAGTGGAGGATCGATAATAAGCGAAGACAGAACTGTTACAAGTACGCCTCGTGTTATCAATACCAAAACACTATCTACAGCAGATATCTGTAGAAACAGACCTAAGCTTAGTGGTTATAAGATTCAGGTGGCTGTGACTAACAATAGTAATGATGCAAATAAGATAAGATATGAGGTTAGACAGAGCTTTCCGGATCTTAGAACGGAGCTTGATAGTAGCCTTAGACCTAACTATAAAATTCTTGCCGGTAGTTTCTTTAGTAAACAAAGTGGTAGTGAAGATCTAAGAAGGGTGAAAAGAGTATACAGCGGAGCAATACTTATTCCTTACAGAATCTTCTGTGTGGAAGCAAAATAA
- a CDS encoding polyprenol monophosphomannose synthase: MKKLVVIPTFNEKENIADIIKAVMDLQQDFHILVVDDSSPDGTASIVEDLMPVYTGKVFLSVRQVKDGLGKAYIHGFKWALENGYDYIFEMDADFSHNPNDLPKLYEACQDADMTIGSRYSKGVNVVNWPMGRVLLSYFASKYVRFILGVPIHDTTAGFVCFSRKVLEEIGLDKIKLRGYGFQIEMKFRTYKKGFKIVEVPIIFTDRTKGESKMSANIFQEALFGVLNLKWKSIINRL, encoded by the coding sequence ATGAAAAAATTAGTCGTTATCCCAACTTTCAACGAGAAAGAAAACATTGCTGATATTATAAAAGCTGTAATGGATTTGCAGCAGGATTTTCATATTCTGGTGGTAGATGATTCCTCTCCGGACGGTACTGCCAGTATTGTAGAGGATCTTATGCCTGTTTACACAGGGAAGGTTTTTCTTAGTGTAAGACAAGTAAAAGACGGATTAGGGAAGGCTTATATCCATGGGTTTAAATGGGCTTTGGAGAATGGTTATGATTATATATTCGAGATGGATGCCGATTTTTCGCACAACCCAAATGATTTACCAAAACTATATGAAGCTTGCCAGGATGCTGATATGACTATCGGATCGCGTTATTCCAAAGGAGTAAATGTGGTAAACTGGCCTATGGGCAGAGTATTGCTTTCTTACTTTGCTTCCAAGTATGTACGTTTTATTTTGGGAGTACCAATTCATGATACGACTGCCGGATTTGTATGTTTCTCCAGAAAAGTGCTGGAAGAAATAGGTTTAGACAAAATTAAACTAAGAGGTTATGGATTTCAGATCGAGATGAAATTCCGGACCTATAAAAAAGGCTTTAAAATTGTTGAAGTCCCTATTATTTTTACAGACAGAACTAAGGGTGAATCAAAAATGAGTGCAAACATTTTTCAGGAGGCTTTATTCGGAGTGCTCAACCTGAAGTGGAAAAGTATAATAAACAGATTATGA
- a CDS encoding uroporphyrinogen-III synthase, producing MKVKSVLVSQPAPNLATSPYGEIAKKEKVKIDFRPFIHVEGADAKELRSQKIDLSQYTGIIFTSKNAIDHYFRLAEEMRFAVPDSMRYICQSEAVANYLQKHIVYRKRKISFGEKTAKDLLPLLKKHNTEKYLLPSSDVFTEDIPNVLNEAGVEWKRAIMYRTVCSNLQDVNIKEYDLVIFFSPQGVRSLFENFPDFKQEDTKIGVFGLTTQQAAEELKLRVDLMAPTKESPSMTMALEKFIKANNK from the coding sequence ATGAAAGTAAAGTCCGTTCTAGTCTCTCAACCAGCTCCTAACTTAGCTACATCACCTTATGGTGAGATAGCTAAAAAAGAAAAGGTGAAGATTGATTTTAGACCTTTTATACATGTAGAAGGAGCAGATGCGAAAGAACTTCGTTCTCAAAAAATAGATCTTAGTCAGTACACTGGTATTATTTTTACCAGTAAGAATGCTATTGACCATTACTTCCGCTTAGCAGAAGAGATGCGCTTTGCTGTACCAGATTCTATGCGATACATTTGCCAGTCTGAAGCTGTAGCCAACTACCTTCAGAAGCATATTGTCTATAGAAAAAGAAAAATCAGCTTTGGTGAAAAAACAGCAAAAGATCTTTTACCATTATTAAAGAAGCATAATACTGAAAAATATCTTCTTCCATCTTCTGACGTTTTCACAGAGGACATCCCTAATGTACTAAATGAAGCTGGCGTAGAATGGAAAAGAGCTATTATGTACAGAACAGTTTGCAGCAACCTGCAAGATGTTAACATAAAAGAGTATGATCTTGTGATATTCTTTAGTCCACAGGGCGTGCGTTCTCTATTTGAGAACTTCCCGGACTTCAAACAGGAAGACACTAAGATCGGAGTATTCGGGCTAACAACCCAGCAGGCAGCAGAAGAGCTTAAACTTCGTGTAGATCTTATGGCTCCTACAAAAGAATCTCCTTCTATGACAATGGCTTTGGAAAAGTTTATCAAAGCTAACAACAAGTAA
- a CDS encoding c-type cytochrome — protein sequence MINWRKHYKKGLIAIGILLSTSALYNAQEGDPAKGAELFKTNCTACHKLDSKLIGPPLKGIVEKVKAEEGLGRDWFQKWIKDNKALRASGDKYANKIFEENGKVEMQQFPNLSEKDIDDILAYTSNPPAEPAADAKKDAKATDSPDLNAVNAAKASEGNAKIVMISLFAIAGLLIWILFKIRQLVKLNQSEEITALNATRIQSFSELYAKYKIVGQGVVALLAILAAYGVWNWLMWIGVYKGYKPEQPIYFSHKIHAGINKIDCQLCHSGAKYGKVSEIPSLNVCMNCHKAIPEYKGEYLEPGHDRDFYNGEIKKLYAATGWDPAKMAYTKEGTPVEWTRIHNMPDFVYFNHSQHVIAGEQAIINSFNKKHPNEQIDVVCKACHGKIDTMNVVQMANDFTMGWCIECHRTTEVDMGNTYNQAYFEKLHDKLKKQYGSGAKITVDAIGGIECGKCHY from the coding sequence ATGATTAATTGGAGAAAGCATTACAAGAAAGGGCTGATTGCAATTGGTATTTTGCTATCAACCAGTGCTCTTTATAACGCACAGGAAGGCGACCCTGCAAAAGGGGCAGAGCTCTTTAAAACAAATTGTACAGCCTGCCACAAACTTGACTCAAAACTAATTGGGCCACCATTAAAAGGCATTGTAGAAAAGGTAAAAGCAGAAGAAGGTCTAGGACGCGACTGGTTCCAAAAGTGGATTAAAGACAACAAAGCTTTAAGAGCTTCCGGTGACAAGTACGCAAACAAAATCTTCGAAGAAAACGGAAAAGTTGAGATGCAACAATTCCCGAATCTTTCTGAAAAAGATATCGATGATATCTTAGCCTATACATCCAACCCTCCTGCTGAACCAGCAGCTGATGCAAAGAAAGATGCTAAGGCTACTGATTCCCCAGACTTAAACGCTGTAAATGCAGCTAAAGCTAGCGAAGGAAATGCTAAAATCGTAATGATTTCACTTTTCGCTATTGCAGGTCTGTTAATCTGGATCTTATTCAAAATAAGACAACTAGTAAAACTTAACCAATCCGAAGAGATTACTGCTCTTAACGCTACAAGAATTCAGTCTTTCAGCGAGCTTTATGCAAAATACAAAATTGTAGGACAAGGTGTTGTTGCTCTTTTAGCAATCCTTGCGGCATATGGTGTATGGAACTGGTTAATGTGGATCGGTGTTTACAAAGGTTACAAGCCTGAGCAACCAATCTACTTCTCTCACAAAATTCACGCAGGAATCAACAAGATCGACTGTCAGCTTTGTCACTCTGGTGCTAAATATGGTAAAGTATCTGAAATCCCTTCACTTAACGTATGTATGAACTGTCACAAAGCTATCCCTGAATACAAAGGTGAATACCTAGAGCCAGGTCACGACAGAGACTTCTACAACGGGGAGATTAAAAAACTTTATGCTGCAACAGGTTGGGATCCAGCTAAAATGGCATATACAAAAGAAGGGACTCCAGTTGAATGGACAAGAATCCACAACATGCCGGATTTTGTATACTTCAACCACTCTCAGCACGTTATTGCCGGAGAACAAGCAATTATCAATTCATTCAACAAAAAGCATCCTAACGAGCAAATCGATGTAGTATGTAAAGCTTGTCACGGTAAAATCGATACTATGAACGTAGTACAAATGGCTAACGATTTCACTATGGGATGGTGTATCGAATGTCACAGAACTACAGAAGTAGATATGGGTAACACTTACAACCAGGCTTACTTTGAAAAGCTTCACGATAAGTTGAAGAAACAATATGGTAGCGGTGCTAAGATTACTGTAGATGCTATTGGAGGTATCGAATGTGGTAAATGTCATTATTAA
- a CDS encoding sensor histidine kinase — protein MNNKFIPIISVFMTISLIVFVSMQLYWLKEYYRALEQEFSNKVYSSMENIREKVNEMEVDKYYANNKTNFSEAVKNSSGQATQQYIQSTTDSTNNKRVIAFSKNIIEKKDIPLPTPGDNVELTNLYGDEGLIKLKNAAPKPLTSEMNQDLSSNNFTLKQLVKINASNMPIQQRINTKELDSLIKRELSMKGINTPIGFAILDKNNNPTKVANNNFLAQPDKQNYTFELFTDNQYKTLYTLALIFPSKDYSLVENNLPMLLGTMLSLLTILGIYIISINYMSKQKKISEVKTDFINNMSHEFKTPLATISVATDSLNNDKIATNPEKVKYYSSLIKQENLRMKKQVENVLNMSKLERNEMKLFLKTTNVRELIKEITRSFRLIVEQREGSLTEEFKAERYNFKIDEFHISNALVNLLDNANKYSPEKPDIRIKTRNEGHWYVIEISDKGMGMETENKSRIFEKFFREETGNIHNVKGQGLGLSYVKKIIELHKGQIIVESQKEKGSTFTIKLPLIV, from the coding sequence ATGAATAACAAGTTCATTCCTATCATATCTGTTTTTATGACGATCTCCCTTATCGTCTTCGTATCTATGCAGCTATACTGGCTGAAGGAATATTACAGAGCTCTGGAACAGGAGTTCTCTAACAAGGTATATTCTTCCATGGAAAATATCCGTGAAAAGGTAAATGAAATGGAGGTGGATAAATATTACGCCAACAACAAAACAAATTTTTCGGAAGCTGTAAAAAACTCCAGCGGACAAGCTACCCAACAATACATTCAGTCCACTACAGACTCTACTAACAACAAAAGAGTTATTGCATTCTCTAAAAATATTATTGAAAAGAAAGATATTCCGTTGCCAACTCCGGGGGACAATGTAGAACTAACTAACCTGTATGGAGATGAAGGACTGATAAAGCTAAAAAATGCTGCGCCAAAGCCACTGACCTCTGAAATGAATCAGGATTTATCCAGCAATAATTTCACCCTTAAGCAATTGGTTAAAATTAATGCCAGCAATATGCCTATACAGCAGCGTATCAATACAAAGGAACTAGACAGCCTTATCAAACGCGAGCTAAGCATGAAGGGCATTAATACCCCGATTGGATTTGCCATTTTAGATAAGAATAACAATCCTACAAAGGTTGCTAATAATAATTTTTTAGCGCAGCCCGATAAACAAAATTACACATTCGAACTTTTTACTGACAATCAGTATAAAACACTTTATACTTTAGCATTAATTTTCCCAAGCAAAGACTATTCACTTGTAGAAAATAATTTACCGATGCTTCTGGGAACTATGCTATCACTGCTTACAATTCTAGGGATATACATCATTTCCATCAACTACATGAGCAAGCAGAAGAAAATTTCTGAAGTAAAGACTGATTTTATCAATAATATGTCTCATGAGTTCAAGACTCCACTAGCCACTATCTCTGTTGCTACAGACTCTCTGAACAATGATAAAATAGCGACCAATCCGGAAAAGGTAAAATATTATTCAAGCCTTATTAAGCAGGAAAACCTGCGTATGAAGAAACAGGTAGAAAATGTACTGAACATGTCCAAACTGGAGCGTAATGAAATGAAGCTTTTCCTGAAAACAACAAATGTAAGAGAGCTGATAAAGGAAATAACCCGTTCGTTCCGCCTGATTGTTGAACAAAGAGAAGGTTCCCTTACTGAGGAATTCAAGGCAGAGAGATACAACTTCAAAATTGATGAGTTTCACATTTCAAACGCGCTGGTAAACCTACTTGACAACGCAAACAAGTACTCCCCTGAAAAGCCTGATATAAGAATAAAAACAAGAAATGAAGGCCACTGGTATGTCATAGAAATTTCTGATAAAGGAATGGGGATGGAAACAGAAAACAAGAGCCGGATTTTTGAAAAATTCTTCCGTGAAGAAACCGGAAATATTCACAATGTAAAGGGGCAAGGATTAGGCCTTTCTTATGTTAAAAAGATTATAGAACTCCATAAAGGACAAATAATTGTAGAATCACAAAAGGAAAAAGGAAGCACCTTTACCATAAAACTTCCGTTAATCGTCTAA